ATTTTGCACATATATATGCGTTAACTTTTTCATATTTACAGCCTTAAATTTTCTTATGCCCGAACCGGTTATTACACTTCAAGCTGTCAGGAAAAATTACCAGGATGTGCCCATCCTGGAGATCGCCCATCTCGAATTACCGGAAGGGATCTACTGGCTGCAGGGCGAGAACGGGGCTGGCAAAACCACCTGTATGAAGGTGATGGCGGGCCTCATCCCGTTTAAAGGAGAAATTATCATACGTGGAAATGTGAACAGCCGACAGGATCCGGTGGCCTTCCGGCGACTGATCAACTACGCGGAAGCTGAACCACTGTTTCCTTCTTTCCTTACCGGACGCGATCTGCTGGAGCTTTATATCAATACAAAAGGAGGAAACCGGGAGGAGATCCTCGATATCTGTGATCAAATGGGTGTGGATATCTATGTGAATAACCCGGTAAGCAGCTACTCCAGCGGCATGCTCAAGAAGCTTTCGCTGATCCTGGCATTCACCGGCAACCCGGCCCTCATTCTGCTCGATGAGCCACTGATCACGATCGACACCCGCGCGCTGACTGTACTGTACAACCTGATCCGCCAGTTCAGCGCCAAAGGCGTGTCTTTCTGCATTACCTCCCACCAGCCGCTGGATGAAGGAGAAATAACAGTAACGGGTACACTCAGGGTGGATCATAAAAATATTACGCTTACTTCTTATGCGTTCAACAACAGCGATACTCAATAAGATATTCACAAGAAGGTTCTATATACAGAATACCGGATTTTTCCTGGTATTGTTCTACCTGCTATTCGGCGTCGTGAACGGGTCTAACCTCATCAGTTACCACCGCTCGCTTATCATGGGGTTCCTGGAAAGCTACAGTTTTCTTTTCCTCGTGTTATTACTGTGGACTTCCTACGCCCTGAAATGTGCAGGCTTTATGTTGAAAACTTTTCAACTGCAGGGCTTTGAGTTTTTATTTTCCACTATGGGCAGCATTCCGAAACGGGAACGGAGAGTGATCTGGTTCCGGCTGCATACCGGTATTTATATGCCGGTACTGGTGTATGCCGCCGTTGCCCTACTGATGGCCATCCTGCATCATTATTATATCCCGGCGGTATTGATTGTACTGGTGAATATCGCTAATTGCATATGGCCGTTGGCGTTATACGAACGGAAGCTGGAACAACCGGATATCATCTTCTTCACAGGCCACCTGCAACGCTGGCTCAACAGGCGCTTCACCAAACCCCCGGTGCTGTATTTCCTGTATGAGCTGTTTACGAATTTCCCCCGCCGGATCGTGAGCATCAAGCTGCTTTCCGCGGCAGTGCTGTGGCTGACTTTCACCATCATGGCGCAGGGCGGTTATTTCGATCTGAGAGGATTGCAGCTGGGCGTGCTCGTATGTGTATTAACGCACCTGCAGCTGATGATACACCACCGCGCTTTTGATGATACCTATCTCAATTTCATGGAAAACCTCCCCATATCCCTGCCGGTACATTATCTGCGGCAATTTGGGGTATACCTGATCCTGTTCCTGCCGGAAATGGTTATCATCACCGTAAATGCCTATACGAAAACATCTTTCCCCGGCCTGATCACCGTTTTCTGCATTGCTTTGTCGCTGTTGCTGCTGTTCCGCTGCCTGCTGTATTTCCCACGGATGAATCCGGAGGTGCATGTGCGTTATACCATGCTTACTTCCTTCATCGTGTTGTTCATGATCCTCGGGCATTACGAATGGCTGGCTATCCTGCTGCTACAGATAGCGGCCGCGGTTATTTTCTTCAGAAAGTACCGCAGCTATGAGCCTTATATAGAAGAAGCAGGCCAGTAAAGACAATAACTAAATACGTTTTTCCTTGTTGATAAACTTCCGGTGAATCACTTCCTGTACCGGGATGCCTTCTATTTTGCTTTCCAGCCAGGATATGATATCGAGATAGAGGAAAGACCTGCGCTCATAAGGATCCTGGGAGATCTGTTCCAGCCTGTCTTTCAGGTCAATGAAGGCGCTGCGGAGTGCCTTGGGGTTGGCATAAATGTACCTGCGCAGAAATTTCATGATCTCTTCCATCACCAATCCAAGATCCTTGTGTTTGGAGATAAAGTGGTAAACCGATTTGATCAGATATTCCACGAGGCTGTAGTTTTCCAGCTCATAATGTGCTATGAGGTGCAGGATCCGGGCGAAACACTGTATATCTGCCCGCAGATTGCCTATTTTCAGGTTAATGATTTTATTGAGATAGGTAATGGCTTTGGAGTTATCCCCACTACCAAAATAAAGACAGGCAATCTTATAATAGAATACCAGCACCCGGTGCTGGTCGATTTTCAGGGTATGCCTGCTGATCTCCGTTTCCAGCTCCGGCACCATTGCCAGCCCTTCTGTAAAGGTTCCTTCCAGGAAGTAGCTGTTAATCTTGGCCGTATACAGGTATACAAATGCAGACGTACGGGTATTTTCATGGAAATTCTCCTGGTTCTCCCTGATGAAATCTTCCAGATCCAGCAACGCTGCTTTGAACTTCTCGAAATTGGAAGTATAAAAATGCGCGGTCAGCAGGTTGTGCTGCGCCTTGATGTACAGATCCATATCCGTCTGCTGCAACGACGGATACATCCGGAACAGGTCCACCCATTTCTGGGTATAGCGATAATACATGACAAAGTCCTGCAGTATATAGTAATACCAGCTGGATGCCTGGTACATATACACCTTCTCATAAAAGCTCATATGTACGTGCTGCAGCGGAGGCAGCTGGCTTTCAAAGAAAGATTTTACCATTTCGGCGTCCCGTTCGTTGCGCGCATGGCCCAGTTTCAGGTAGAGACCATACATACGGAGCGACAGGGTAGAGAGCCTGCTGATATTGGTCAGCTGCTGCTCTATTTCCCTCGATTCACAGCTAAGCACCTCTGCGCGGTTTTCCAGGCTACGGGTGATATGGCGGGACTCGATCAGCTTTTCGAACTCCACAATTTCGTAGGTCAGCATCACCTCTTCCTGCTCCATGGCCGCCACTTTGGCTTTGGCCAGTATTTTCAGGCTCTGGTTGTACAGTCCCTTATTATAAAGTACCCGGGCATGATCCAGTTGCTCCCGGAGGTCGATCAGCGGATCTTTTTGCTTGTATAATTGACGTAAACTCGATAACAGGTGCTTGTACAGGTGTGCTTTTACGTTGGAAAGCTGCTGTTTCTTGATATCCGTGATTTTTTTCAGGATCAGCTCCTCATCATACTCCTTCATTTTGTCGAGTGTGTTGAAAAGCTGGATGAACAGTACATCTTCTTTCGTATTGTTTTTGTTGAACGCCAGCTGAAAATTGCGTTTTTCTGCTTTTGTTAAAGTTTTTATTAATATGAATAAAGCATCACTTTGACTGTTGGGCATCGTTATTAAAATCTTGTAAGTAATTGATAAACAATAACTTGATGTATGTCGAGGGCGTTTAAAGGTCGTAATTAAAGCAAATTTAGCAATATGATGATTAATTAATGACCATTAGATTTGAAGGTATAAAAACAAATTTAAAAGGAAGATACAGGATGGGAAAAACGTTATTTGATAAAATCTGGGACAGTCATGTCGTGGCAAACAAACCGGGTCATCCGGATGCGGTGTATATCAACACCCATTTTATTCACGAAGTGACGAGTCCGCAGGCATTTGACGGTTTGCGCAAGCGTGGCATTCCGGTATTCCGCCCGGGCAAAACCAGGGCAACAGCGGATCACAACGTACCTACCCTACATCAGGATCAGCCCATTAAAGAAGCATTGAGCCGCCACCAGGTGGAAATGCTGACAAAAAACACCAGTGAGTTTGGAGTGGAGTTATATGGACTCGGACAC
The genomic region above belongs to Chitinophaga sp. 180180018-3 and contains:
- a CDS encoding ABC transporter ATP-binding protein; amino-acid sequence: MPEPVITLQAVRKNYQDVPILEIAHLELPEGIYWLQGENGAGKTTCMKVMAGLIPFKGEIIIRGNVNSRQDPVAFRRLINYAEAEPLFPSFLTGRDLLELYINTKGGNREEILDICDQMGVDIYVNNPVSSYSSGMLKKLSLILAFTGNPALILLDEPLITIDTRALTVLYNLIRQFSAKGVSFCITSHQPLDEGEITVTGTLRVDHKNITLTSYAFNNSDTQ